Part of the Alkaliphilus flagellatus genome, TTCTTTTTTATTTCCTTTACTACCTGAGGTTGTTGCATCATACAACCACATACAGCTATAGTAAGATCATCTCTTCTTTTTTTAAGATTCTTTAATGCCCCTAAATTTCCATATACTTTTAATTCTGCATTTTCTCTTACGCAACAAGTATTATATATAATTAAGTTTGCTTCTTCTTTGTTAGTTGTAGCTGTATAACCCATTTTTTCAAGCATTCCTGATAGAGTTTCTGAATCGTGCTCATTCATTTGACAACCATAAGTAGTAATAATATATTTCTTATTTTTACCACTATTATATATTTTAAGTTCTTCAACAATATCTTGTTGTTTTTTTATTTCTTCTGGTGAAACAGTTATTTTTTCTCTTTTGCTCATTTTTATCCTCCTGCAATTACATTTTATTTTACAATACCTATAGTATATAATTATATATTATATACTATATCTTCAACAACTATAGTATTTTCCTTAGTTAAATCAATAATATATTCAGAACAAATTTTTCCTTTTTCTTTAATTATTTTAACAGTTGGTCGCAATGGGAAATCTAAATTTACATTCTCAACTATACCTATAACATCATTGCTTAATTTTATAAAAGTACCTATGGGATATGGTACAACTTTCTTTACAAAGGCCTGGACCAAGTTAAAATCAAATAACCTCCCACATCCACCCATAATATATTCTAAAGCCTCATGTACTGGAATTGCTTTTCTATAGATTCTATCAGAAGTTAATCCATCATATACATCGGCAATGGATACAATTTTAGAAAATAAATTAATTTCCTTATCTTTTAATTTGTATGGATATCCTGTTCCATCTACCTTTTCATGGTGCTGTAATGATATTATTCTAGACCTAGCATTTATGTTTAACTCATCTTTCATGTAATTAAACCCTCTTAAGCTATGCTCTTGTACGATATTAAATTCATCTATAGTTAATGCACCAGGCTTTTTTAATAAATTTTCTGGTATAAACATTTTACCTATGTCATGAAGAAGAGCCCCTAATGCTAAATCATAAAGATCATTTTTATTTAAACCATAAGATATACCAATAACTAAAGATAAAATAGCCACATTTACTGAATGAGAATAGGTGTAATTATCTAAATTTCTAATATCTACCAATTGAATCATTATACTTTTTTCAGCGAACATTTCATCCACTATGCCATCTATCATATTTTTCAAATCAGTAACTGTGTCATTAAGCCGTTTTTGTGAGTTTATACCGTTTTCCTGAGCTATAGCACTATAGATTTTCTTTATAGAAACAATTGCTTTCTGTCTAATCTCCGGTTTAATCACATCATTTATAACCTCTTCATCTTTATTATCATTTATATATAGATATAAAAATCCAGCTTCTTTTATTTTAAAAATTAATCTATTATTTAACATAACTCCTTTAGACAAGAGAATTTGTCCATTATCATTAAATAAAGGCTGTGCCAAAAAATTTCCTTCTCTTGCATATTCAATAGGTACTAGTCTCAATTAATTATCCCCCTAAGTTTCTAATTCCTATAAACCTATTTATAATACAACAACTATATACTATTTTATAACAACTTTAATTAACTATACATAATTATACATTAATAATTTCTATATTTAAAGCTTTATCCTATCTTTTGGATAAACTTTAATAAGTCATTTATAATGAAATTTGCTTGTTTTTCTGTATATAACATGAATTTGCATATAAAAAACTTTAAACTTAAATAATTATATATTTTCAAAAAATTATGTATGTTACTAATTTCTAATTTGTGCTATTATAGTATTGTAGATTAATTTAAAAATAGTTATACAGGAGGTATTTAAGAATGATTTTATCAAAACGAATCACTGCAATGCAAGAATCTCCAATTAGAAAACTTGTACCATTTGCACAGGCTGCAAAAGCGCAAGGCAAAAAAGTATATCACTTAAATATTGGACAGCCTGACATTGAAACTCCAAGTTCATTTATGGAAGCAGTAAAAAATTTCGATGAAAAAGTTTTATCTTATGCTCTATCCCAAGGTTCTCCAGAATTAATTGATGGAATAAGACAATACTA contains:
- a CDS encoding HD-GYP domain-containing protein is translated as MRLVPIEYAREGNFLAQPLFNDNGQILLSKGVMLNNRLIFKIKEAGFLYLYINDNKDEEVINDVIKPEIRQKAIVSIKKIYSAIAQENGINSQKRLNDTVTDLKNMIDGIVDEMFAEKSIMIQLVDIRNLDNYTYSHSVNVAILSLVIGISYGLNKNDLYDLALGALLHDIGKMFIPENLLKKPGALTIDEFNIVQEHSLRGFNYMKDELNINARSRIISLQHHEKVDGTGYPYKLKDKEINLFSKIVSIADVYDGLTSDRIYRKAIPVHEALEYIMGGCGRLFDFNLVQAFVKKVVPYPIGTFIKLSNDVIGIVENVNLDFPLRPTVKIIKEKGKICSEYIIDLTKENTIVVEDIVYNI